The Rufibacter sp. DG15C region CTCTAAGTCCACCAAGACCAGGTCGGCCCAGTAGCCTTCACGCACGAAACCGCGTTTCTCTACCTGGAAGCAGATAGCCGGGGCATGGCACATTTTCTCCACTATGCGCTCCAGAGAAATCTTTCCCTGTTGGTAAAAGGCCAGCATCACCTGCAAGGAATGCTGTACCAACGGCAATCCCGAAGGCGCTCCTTTATAAGTACCGGCCTGTTTCTCTTCCCAGGTGTGCGGGGCGTGGTCGGTGGCAATGATGTCTAGTCTGTTATCTAGCAGGCCTTGGAACAGCGCCTGTTTGTGACGGGCTTCTTTGATGGCGGGATTACATTTAATCTGCGAACCCAGGGTTTCATATTGCGAAGCGTCAAACCAAAGATGGTGCACGCAGACCTCGGCGGTGATGCGCTTCTGCTCCAGAGGCACGTCATTCGCAAACAGGGCCAACTCTTCTTCTGTGCTGATATGCAGAATGTGTAGACGCGTATTGTGCTTTTTGGCCAGCTCTACCGCCATGCTAGAGGATTTGTAGCAGGCCTCCACACTTCTAATCAAAGGGTGCGCGCTCATGGGAATGTTTTCTTCGCCGTACTGCTCCACGTAGCGCTGGGTGTTGGCCCTGATGGTGGCCTCGTCCTCGCAATGGGTGGCAATGAGCATGGGGCTTTGCTTGAAAATCTCTTCCAGCGTGTGCACATTGTCTACCAGCATATTGCCCGTACTGGAACCCATGAACAGCTTAATACCGCAGACAGAACGGGTGTCGGTTTTCAGGATATCCTCCAGGTTGTCATTGGTGCCCCCCATAAAGAAGGAGTAGTTGGCCAATGACTTTTGCGATGCCGTGTCATACTTATCCTGCAATAGCTGTTGGGTGGTGGCATTGGGCACGGTGTTGGGCATCTCCATAAAGGTAGTCACCCCGCCAGCCACCGCCGACTTTGGCTCTGTGTACAAATCACCCTTGTGCGTAAGGCCCGGGTCCCGGAAGTGTACTTGGTCATCAATAATTCCCGGCATGAGGTATTGGCCTCGGGCGTCAATGACCGTGTCTGCCACCTCATTAAGGTTTTGGCCAATGCGCGAGATTAGACCGTTTTTGACGAAGACATCTGTTTCTTGGATTTGGCCTTCATTGACCAGACGGGCGTTTTTGATGAGGATGCTGTTCATGTTGCTAAGATAACCGCCCCTTTTATAACTAACGCGTTTTTGGGGTCTTTTCTGGAAATCAAGCCAAAAACGATGCATAGACACTCGTAGGACCTCCGGACATTACGAGGTCTTGGGAGAACAATCTTTGCTTTCCTTCAATCAATCCATCATTCAATTGCCCAAAAGCGTATGCAATGGCAAGAGGAAAGACATCAAAATTCAAATCCGTACCTTTGCAGTGATGATAGAAGAAGAGAACAAGAATTCTGCCCCTGAGCAGGACGAGAATATAGACGCCCAGCAGGAGAATGCGCCGTCAGAAGGACTTTCCTTGGAGGGAGAAGAAACAGAAGAAACCTCAGAGCAAGAGGTAGAAGAGGAAGTACCCAGCTTCGAGGATTTCAAGCTGAACAAGCAGTTGCTAAACGCCGTGGCCGAGCAGGGCTTCAACAAGCCTACCCCCGTGCAGGTACAGACCATTCCATTGGCCTTGGCTGGTCATGATGTGATGGGCATCGCGCAGACGGGTACCGGTAAAACGGCCGCCTACACGTTGCCTTTGCTCATGAAAGTGAAATATGCGCAAGGCAAACACCCACGCGCGTTGATTCTAGCGCCTACCCGCGAGCTGGTCATACAGATAGAGGAGCACATCAAAAACCTGAGCGTGTACACAGACATCAGGACGGTGGGCATTTACGGCGGCGTAGGTCCTAAGCAACAGATTGAGCGCATTCAGGCCGGCGTAGATTTACTGGTTGCCACCCCAGGCCGCCTTATGGACATTTACCGCAAAGGCGAATTGGTGCTCAAAGAACTCAAGACGCTGGTACTGGACGAAGCCGACAAGATGATGGACATGGGCTTTATGCCCCAGATTCGTCAGATTCTGGAGATTATTCCACGCAAGCGCCAGAACTTGCTGTTCTCGGCTACCATGCATGAGCGCGTGCACATTCTGTCTGAGGAGTTCCTGGAATTCCCGATGATAGTAGCTGTAACGCCGCAGGCCACGCCGGTAGAGACCGTGACGCAGGTCTTGTACCAAGTGCCTAACCTGCGCACCAAGATTGCTTTGCTGGAGCATCTGTTCCAGGACCGCGAGACATTCAACCGTGTCATGATTTTCACGCGCAGTAAAGCTAATGCAGACAACATTACCTCGTTCCTGGACCGCAAAGGCGATGGCGGCGTACGCGTGGTGCACGGCAACAAAGGCCAGAACACCCGCATCAATGCCGTAGAAACCTTCAGGGCCGGCGAAGTTCGTTACCTGGTAGCCACAGACGTAGCCGCCCGCGGTATTGACATCAATGACGTGAGCCACGTGATTAATTTTGACGTGCCCATTATCTATGAAGACTACGTGCACCGCATTGGCCGCACCGGTAGAGCAGAACAGAAAGGCGCGTCTATCACCTTCGCGAATGAGGCCGAGATGCACCACATCCAGCGCATTGAGAAGCTGATTAAGATGCAGATTCCTATGGAGCCCATGCCCGAGGAAGTGCACATATATGAAACGCCGTTTGAGGAGAAACAGGAAATTGACCGCGAGCTAGATCACCATAAACGTCAAGCCGACCCAGAATTCAAAGGCGCGTTCCATGAGAAGAAAGCCTTTACCCACGGTGAGAACATAGGCAAAGGCGCCAAAGTGAGAGACCTCAAGAAAGCCGGCTGGAAGAAAACCAAGTCAGGCGGAGCCAGCAAGCGCAAAAGCAGTAAGAGACGGTAATTGATTGTTGATTGTCAATTGCTGACACAATCGTTTTTGGCCTATTTTGGTCAAAACAGCCCAAAAATAGAAAAGCCGCTTAAAGAAATCTAGGCGGCTTTTCTATTTATATTACTTTTCTGAAAACAATCAGCAATTGACGATTAACAACTACTTATGCAAAAACTGCAGGAACGGTAAATGGCTCAGTTCAAACATGGTGAGCGTAATAGCGAAGCCCCAGAAAACGGCGCTCCAGAGCATATGCAACAGGATTCGGCCTTGGGAGACACCTAAAACAGTAGCTAAGACGGTGCCTACAATGGGGCTGAGTAAGATGGGGGTTAAGAACGCAATGCCCCACATGCCGGTGCGTTTCCAGACAGTGACAATGCGGCGGTTCTTTTTACTGAACATGGGTTTGTTCTTGAGACGCTGGCGGGCCACGTAGCGGTTATGCACGGCGTTGCCAATCACAGAGAAAAGAAAAACACTGGTCATCATGCCGGCCACTGTCAAAGCAAGAGTTGCCCCGAAAGACAAGCCCATAGTAACGCCAGCCACCGGTCCGCCCAAGAATTTGACGGAGCTTAATAAAAAGACAGAGATATATTTTACAAATGCGGCAATCATAAACAACTACCCCCCAGTAGTACTAAAGAAACAACTCATTCAGGTATACGAACACCAGACGAGAAGATTAAGTGCATTACCAATTCAAAGCGGTCAAATATAAATTAAACCTCTCTAAACAAGCAAATTAACCCCTAAAATATTTTTGTATTGTATTATTCTACTTTTTAGCGCCAAAAGCCAAATCACCGGCATCGCCTAGGCCCGGCACAATGTAAGAATGCTCGTTTAGCTTTTCGTCCAAGGCACCTACCCAGATTTCTACGTTGGGCAGTTCTTGATGGAGGAATTCTACGCCTTCTGGACTGGCTATGGCCGCGGCAATGATAAAGCGTTTGGGCACGCCAAAGCGCAGCAACGCATTATACGTTTGCACCAGAGACTTGCCAGTGGCCAGCATGGGGTCAACCAAAACCAAGACCTGGTCCTCTAAATGAGGTGAGGCCAGGTAGTCCACGTGCACCGTCAACTCTCGCCCGCCTTCTACTCTATAAGCCGCCACAAACGCGCAGTTAGAGCGGTCGAAGTAGTTCAAAAAGCCCTGATGGAAAGGCAAGCCCGCGCGCAAGACCGTAGCTAGTACTGGGAACTCCTGCAAAAGCGTCTGTTGGGTTTGAGCCAAGGGCGTTTGAACGGTTTGCGGCGCAAAAGCCAACGTTTCAGAAATACGGTAGGCCATCACCTCTGCCAGGCGCTCCAGATTTTTCCTAAACCGCATGGTGTCCGTCTGAATGGTCACATCACGCAACTCAGAGATAAAATGGTTGGCTATGGAAGGCGTTTGGCTAAGGATGTGAAGACGGTTCTGGTCCATGACGGGCTTGTGTTTGAACGTTGGAAGCTTAAAGATAGGTAAGAGACCGGCTCTGCACCAAAACCCGCGTAGAAATTAGCCACTCCAGGCACTTCGCTGCCCTCAAAATCAAAAATCATATCCTGCCCGGCCGCCTGCTCAATTAAGTAGTTTAACAGAAAGCCCATGGCGCCTAATTTCCTTCCCAGCGCAGAACTCGCCCCAAACAGAAAAGTAATTCTACGGGTATCACGCAAAATAATGGCACCAGTCAGCAGTTCGCCGGCCTGTCGTATTTCCCAGACTTCGCCTGCTTCTTGTTTTTGTGCCACTTTGGTAAGTTTCTGCAGAATGGCATAATGCCGAGGTTGTAGCCTAGGCAGCTCTCTGCCTTTGGTTTGGGTGAACAAGCGAATGACTGAATCAGGCGAAGAAACTTGCGTAGGTTGTAAGCCCGCTTGAGCCGCTTTTTTCAAACTTCTTTTCAGGTTTTGGGAATAGCCTTGGCAGATGGCCTCATAAGGAGCGGCCAAAGACAATTCATAGTTAGGCCGAGGGCGCATCTGCCAACCTGCTTGAGCGGGCAGTAAAAAGCTTTCTGATGCTGGCAATTGGTATTGAACTGTCGGATAGTGTTGCCCTAGCAAAGAAAGATATTCTTCTACCGCCGGGTGGGCACTGTCTGTAGTGGTGAATAACCCTAATTGTTGCGTGAACAGAGGTTGGTACACCTGCTTCTGCCCTATCCACTTTTTCACGGGCAAGGGGAAGACAGACACGTACTTACCATCTTTCATTTCTACCAGCGCCTGCCAAGATTTTTTGGTCACTATGTTCAAGTACCAGGCATGCGCGTACACCATGGCCTGCGGACAGGAAGCCAGGCAGGCCTCCCATTTAGCAACGTCAATTTCTTGGTGTGACAGTAGTTGAATCATGCAGGAGCAAGATACGGTTTTTGGCCTGTTTTCCGGAAAAGAGGCCAAAAACGACTATCCCTGCTATTGCCTCTTACAAGCGCACAACCTATGGGGCGGTTTAAGAGTACACGCACAAAATTTAGTACCTTCGCCTGTCTATATATTCAATAAATGAGATATTTATACTTCCTCCTACTTTTCGCGGTAACAGCCACTGTATCCAGCCCAGCTTGGGCACAGGACGCCGAGGTGCCTTTGAACGCCGACGTTTACCGCCTCATTGACCGCTACCACATCAAGTACAACACCGAAGGACTACATACCTCTTTTAAGCCGTATGGAAGGCTAAAAGTGGCTGATTTAGCGGAGAAAGCCGACCAGGACATGAATCAGCAGTCGCCGGCAGATGAGTACAACGTCAACTACCTGCTCAACGACAACTGGAACTACACGCGCTACGACCGTGACAACGCCAGCAACAGAAGCATTCTTAACCACTTCTTCGAGAACAAAACCGATTTCTACCACTATGAAAGCCCTGAGTTCACGCTGAGAGTAAATCCCGTGATTGGCTTACAGGCCGGCACAGACAGTGAGACCGATGGCTTGCGCTACGTGAACACCCGCGGCATACAGGTAGAAGGTGCGCTGGATGAGAAGCTGGGTTTTTATACCTTCCTGACAGACAACCAGGTTAAATTCCCTGGCTACGTAAACAACCGCATTGTGCGTGACACCATTGTGCCGCACGAAGGCTACTGGAAAGACTTTAAAGGCGACGGCTATGACTTTTTCACCGCCCGCGGCTACATCCGGTACGCCGCCACCAAGCACATCAGCGTGATGCTGGGCCATGATCGTAACTTCATCGGAAACGGGCATCGCTCCTTGATTCTGTCAGACTACTCGGCGCCGTACTTTTTCCTTAAGTTGCAGACCCAGGTCTGGAAACTGCAGTACACCAATCTCTACGCAGAACTCACCGCCGATCATGAGCGCTCTGATCAACTGTACCCTAAAAAGTACATGACCCTGCACCATTTAAGCGTAAACCTGCTGCCCAACCTGAACATTGGCGTGTTTGAGTCTACCATCTTCGGGCGGGACAAAGGTCGGTTTGAGTTGCAATACCTGAACCCGCTTATCTTCTACCGCGCCGTGGAGCAGGGCCTGGGTTCTTCTGACAATGCCTTGCTGGGCATGGACGCCAAATGGAACATTTTCAACCGCGTACAACTTTATGGCCAATTAGTTTTAGACGAATTCCTGCTAAGCGAAATCAAAGCGGGTAACGGCTGGTGGGCCAACAAATACGCTTTGCAAGGGGGCGCTAAATACATTGATGCCTTCGGGATTTCTAACCTTGATTTGCAGGGCGAGCTGAATTACGTGCGCCCGTTTACCTACCAGCACGAGGCAGCCTACACCAACTACCAGCACTATCAACAACCGTTGGCCCACCCTATGGGCGCCAACTTAGCAGAGGCCATTGGGATTATCCGTTACCAGCCCATTCCTAGACTAACCATGGTGGCCAAAGCAATCGCTACGCAATACGGCCAAGACCCGCCTAACACCACAGATGAACTTGGTAACAGAGTAGAGCCCAACTACGGCGGCAACGTCCTTAAGCCTTATACTACGCGTCCCGGAAACTACGGCTTTGAGGTAGGAAGCGGCGTGAAGACCAACCAGTTTTATGGCGAGTTTAACCTGTCCTACCAGATCCTCTACAACATGTTTGTGGACGTGACGCAAGTGGTTAGACGCGCCAATGCAGATGACCCAGCGTATGATCAGAAAACTTCTTTCTCCTCAATATCGTTTAGATGGAATATTCCACAACGCACATATGAGTTTTAAATAATTAGCTTTCAATTTTCACGCCGAGGCCTTCTGTACCTAGTATGGAAGGCCTTTTCGTTTTTAGCCTGTTTTGCTGGAAACAGCCTAAAAACGGCAGGTCTGGGATATGCGCTATCTTTCAAGGCTATAGCGTACCTTTGCGGCAATGAAAACGTATTTCCGCATCCTCAATTTTGCGAGGCCCTTTAATCAATATGTTCCCTGGTACGCACTTGCCACTTTGCTGGCCACGGTGTTCGGGATTATGAACTTCAGCTTGTTGATGCCGCTTTTGTCGGTGCTGTTTGACCAGGTGACGCCCGCTGAGGCCGCGCAAATGACCCGCAAGCCTGAGTTTTCCTTCACACTGGGGTTCATCAAACAATTCTTCTACTACAACTTCGGGAGTATCATTCAGGAGCAGGGCAAATTAGGAGCCTTGAAGTTCATCTGCTTGATTTTGATCGGGTCTGTCTTTCTGGCCAACGTGTTCAGGTATCTGGGGCTTAGGATTGAAGGCGTGGTGCGGGCCAAAGTGATTAAGCGCCTGCGCATGGCCGTATATGAGCGACTGACGCAGTTGCAACTGGGTTTCTTCTCTAACCAGCGCAAAGGCCACGTCATGTCTATTCTTACCAATGACGTGCAGGAAGTTGAGAATTCCGTGGTGAGCACTTTGAATGTGTTGTTCAGGGAGCCGTTTCTACTGATTGGTTACTTTGTGGTGCTGTTCTACCTGTCACCGAGCATGACGTTTTTCAGTTTGCTGGTCTTGCCTATCTCGGGGGGCATCATTGCCTTGATTTCTAAGAAACTACGCAAGCAGTCTAGTAGCGGCCAAGACGCCTTGGGTTCCATCTTGAGCATCATTGACGAGACCTTAGGCGGCATGCGGGTCATCAAAGGATTCAACGCCCAGCCGTACGTCATTCAGAAATTTGAGCAGAGCAATAATTGGTACGCGCGCGTAGCCACGGCCATCTTTAACAGACGCGGCATGGCCTCGCCGGTATCTGAATTTCTAGGAGTCACAGTAGTGGCAGGCATTTTATATTATGGCGGCTCTTTGGTGTTAGGCGGAAACTCAGACTTAGAGGCCTCTGAATTGATTGGCTACCTCATCATCTTCTCACAGGTATTGTCGCCGGTGAAGGCCATGTCTAATGCGTTCAGCAACATTCAGCGCGGATTGGTGGCCGGGGAGCGCGTGTTGGAATTGATAGATACTGAGCCGCTCATCAGAGACAAGTCAGATTCTAAGACATTACCGGCTTTCACGCAGTCCATAGAATTCAAAAACGTAGGCTTTAAATACGGTGCCGAGCCCATCTTGCAGGACATCAACTTGACCATTGAGAAAGGAAAGACCATCGCTTTAGTAGGTCCGTCGGGTGGTGGAAAATCTACGCTAGCTGACTTGCTACCGCGCTTTTATGACCCCACCGAAGGCACCATCTCTATTGACGGCGTAGACCTGCGCGACTGTAGTCTGCATTCTATCAGAGAGCAGATGGGTATTGTGACGCAGGAGTCCATCCTGTTCAATGACACCATCTTCAATAACATTGCTTTTAACAAGACAGACGCCACTGAGGCCGAAGTAATAGCCGCTGCCAAGATTGCCAACGCGCATGAGTTCATCATGCAGAGCCCAGACGGCTACCAGACCATTATTGGCGACCGTGGCGGAAAACTATCCGGTGGTCAGCGTCAGCGCTTGAGCATTGCCCGCGCCATTTTAAAGAACCCACCCATCTTGATTATGGATGAGGCCACCTCGGCGCTGGACACCGAATCTGAGAAACTGGTGCAGGAAGCCTTAACCAACCTCATGAAGAACCGCACTTCCCTGGTCATCGCTCACCGTCTAAGCACCATTCAGCACGCAGATGAAATCATTGTTTTACAGGCCGGCCGCATTGTAGAACGCGGCAACCATGCCACGCTGGTTCAGCAAGGCGGTCTTTACTTCAAACTCACCCAGATGCAGCATAACTAATTGATTGCTAATTGTTGATTACTAATTGCTGAACAACAATTGACAATCAGCAATCAGCAATTGTGCAAAGAACCGTTTTTAGCCTACTTTCCAGAAAAGAGGTCAAAAACAGTTCTTTGTTTTTACAGGATTTGCGTACAGGAGAATATTCAATGAATCTAATCTTTGTAAAGACTATATAGTATGGAACCTGTAAAGAAATTTCTCAATGTATTGGTGATGGTCTATCTGGTCATCACGTTTCTGTTTCTCTTACACATTTTAAGTGTGTCTAAGTTTGTGATGCTCTTTGATATGGCAGACAACGCCTCTTTCTATTACAGTCTGCTGTGGGTGGGTGCCCTGCTCCTCTTCACCTTACTCTTGGTAGAAAACGCGTATATTGCCACCTTAAAACGAGGCTTGGAACGGGAACGTCGTCAACTGACAGATGCTAAGGCCCAACTGTTTGACCAACGGTTAAAAGCAGCATCAGAGGCGCCCATTGTGCCAAGAGGCGCAAAGCCTGAATCCGCTAGAGATATAGAAATAGAACAGAACCTGCGTCACGGCAGCAGCCAGCCCCATCAGCCAACCGTTCATCCGAATGATCCGGCAGATGACACCTGGCGTCCGTTGCCTGACCATGAGAGACCCTTACCCTAAATGAATACACACGCATCCACCATCATAGCTGAACTTCAGGAAGCCCAACAGGTCTTAGCCAACTTCTTGGCCCAGCCAGAAACCATCACGTCTATTGAAGCAGCAGCGCAAGTCATGGCTCAAAGCCTGAAAAGCGGCGGCAAAATCCTGTCCTGCGGCAACGGTGGTTCCATGTGTGATGCCATGCATTTTGCAGAAGAGCTGACCGGACGCTACCGCGAGAACCGTCCACCCATGGCCGCCATTTCCATCTCAGACCCTAGTCACTTAAGCTGCGTGTCCAATGACTACGGTTATGAACATGTCTTCTCAAGGTATGTAGAAGCACTGGCCCAATCCAATGACGTGGTCTTGGCCATCAGCACCAGCGGCAATTCTGGCAATGCGCTTAAAGCCGCTCAGGCCGCTAAACAAAAAGGCGCCAAAGTGGTGAGTCTTACCGGCAAAGACGGCGGTCAGCTGGCGGCGGTTAGCGATGTAGAGATTAGAGTGCCCCACTTCGGCTACGCCGATAGAATCCAGGAAATCCATATCAAGGTGATTCATATCTTGATTTTGCTACTGGAAAAGGAGATGGCTTAAAACCATTTTTGGCCTCTTTTCACCAAAACAGGCCAAAAACAGAGTGGTACTGACCAAGCTTGATAACTTATACTATGCAAGACAGTAAAAGGAGACCATGAAAATACATGGTCTCCTTTTTTGCTTTCTGTTGTGGACAGGCTTATCTGCGTGTAGTTCTAACCCGCAAGAGAAACCAGAAACCAACCTTTCTGAGACAACTTCTACAAAAGATTCAGCTTCTACAATCCAACCTAAAGGATCAGACAAGCAGGATTCTAGTTTTCAAATCATTCCGGGCCAGCGCATTGGGCAGATTTCTCTGGGACAATCGCCAGAGGATCTGGTCAAGGCCTTGGGGCCACCAGATTCTACAGATGCGGCCATGGGCAAGGCCTTACTGACCTGGTTTAGTAAATCAAGCAAAGCACCGCGGCAGGAAGTGACCGTGTACACCGTCCGGGAAAACACGGGAATGGCCAATGAGCAGGTGGGCGTGCGGCAGGTACGCATTACCTCTCCAGAATTCACTATTCCAGATAATTATCTAAAGACCGGCAGCTCGCTTCCGCAGATCAGAAAAGTGTATCCTTCTGCCAAGGCAGTCGCTTATTATCTGGTTCCAGGAAATGATAGAGTGTACGTGTATGATGTGCAGCACCAAGGAATTGCTTTTGAAGTGAGTGGAGCAGATAGCGTGTGCGTGGCCATCACCATTCATCCCAAAGGCAAGGGCGTGCAGGAAGAATACTTGCCGCTACACCCAGATATAAAGTTGTTGCAATAACAGATATGCGTTTTTAGCCTCCTTTCCAGAAAATAAGCCAAAAACGGAATTGCCAGGGTACCTTCGGAATTTATTAGCCTTTGCGTATGTTGGGGCTCTCAATAAAAATCACTGAAAACTACCTGTTGCTCTATGCTAGTCAAAACCTTTGGCAGTGCAGTACAAGGCGTGCATGCCTTCACCATTACCATTGAAGTAAACGTTACACCCGGCACCAAATACTTTCTGGTAGGCCTGCCCGACAATGCCATCAAAGAAAGCGAGCAACGCATAGAGTCTGCCCTTAAACACCATGGCTACCGCATGCCGCGCCAGAAAGTAGTCATCAACATGGCCCCGGCGGACGTGCGCAAAGAAGGCTCTGCCTATGACCTGCCCATTGCCTTGGGCATCCTGGCTGCCTCAGATCAATTGGCTTCTGAGCGTCTGAGTGACTATGTGATCATGGGCGAGTTGGCCTTGGGTGGCGAGCTGCGTCCCATCAAAGGCGTCTTGCCCATTGCCATCCAAGCTAGAAAGGAAGGATTTAAGGGTATCATTCTTCCCATCCAAAATGCACAAGAAGCCGCCATTGTCAATAATTTAGACGTCATTGGTGTCTCTACGTTAAAAGAGGCCATAGATTTCTTGAATGATGAATTGGAGATAAAGCCCGTCAAGATTGACACCCGAGACATCTTTCAGGCCACCGTCCATCAATATACCGCCGACTTTGCCGATGTGCAAGGCCAAGAAAACATAAAGCGCGCTTTGGAGATTGCCGCGGCTGGTGGTCATAACGTGATCATGATCGGGCCACCG contains the following coding sequences:
- a CDS encoding dihydroorotase, whose protein sequence is MNSILIKNARLVNEGQIQETDVFVKNGLISRIGQNLNEVADTVIDARGQYLMPGIIDDQVHFRDPGLTHKGDLYTEPKSAVAGGVTTFMEMPNTVPNATTQQLLQDKYDTASQKSLANYSFFMGGTNDNLEDILKTDTRSVCGIKLFMGSSTGNMLVDNVHTLEEIFKQSPMLIATHCEDEATIRANTQRYVEQYGEENIPMSAHPLIRSVEACYKSSSMAVELAKKHNTRLHILHISTEEELALFANDVPLEQKRITAEVCVHHLWFDASQYETLGSQIKCNPAIKEARHKQALFQGLLDNRLDIIATDHAPHTWEEKQAGTYKGAPSGLPLVQHSLQVMLAFYQQGKISLERIVEKMCHAPAICFQVEKRGFVREGYWADLVLVDLEQNLTVSKDNILYKCGWSPLEGQTLPGVVTHTIVSGHLAYKNGAFDESKRGQRVLFSR
- a CDS encoding DEAD/DEAH box helicase — translated: MIEEENKNSAPEQDENIDAQQENAPSEGLSLEGEETEETSEQEVEEEVPSFEDFKLNKQLLNAVAEQGFNKPTPVQVQTIPLALAGHDVMGIAQTGTGKTAAYTLPLLMKVKYAQGKHPRALILAPTRELVIQIEEHIKNLSVYTDIRTVGIYGGVGPKQQIERIQAGVDLLVATPGRLMDIYRKGELVLKELKTLVLDEADKMMDMGFMPQIRQILEIIPRKRQNLLFSATMHERVHILSEEFLEFPMIVAVTPQATPVETVTQVLYQVPNLRTKIALLEHLFQDRETFNRVMIFTRSKANADNITSFLDRKGDGGVRVVHGNKGQNTRINAVETFRAGEVRYLVATDVAARGIDINDVSHVINFDVPIIYEDYVHRIGRTGRAEQKGASITFANEAEMHHIQRIEKLIKMQIPMEPMPEEVHIYETPFEEKQEIDRELDHHKRQADPEFKGAFHEKKAFTHGENIGKGAKVRDLKKAGWKKTKSGGASKRKSSKRR
- the upp gene encoding uracil phosphoribosyltransferase; the protein is MDQNRLHILSQTPSIANHFISELRDVTIQTDTMRFRKNLERLAEVMAYRISETLAFAPQTVQTPLAQTQQTLLQEFPVLATVLRAGLPFHQGFLNYFDRSNCAFVAAYRVEGGRELTVHVDYLASPHLEDQVLVLVDPMLATGKSLVQTYNALLRFGVPKRFIIAAAIASPEGVEFLHQELPNVEIWVGALDEKLNEHSYIVPGLGDAGDLAFGAKK
- a CDS encoding GNAT family N-acetyltransferase, which encodes MIQLLSHQEIDVAKWEACLASCPQAMVYAHAWYLNIVTKKSWQALVEMKDGKYVSVFPLPVKKWIGQKQVYQPLFTQQLGLFTTTDSAHPAVEEYLSLLGQHYPTVQYQLPASESFLLPAQAGWQMRPRPNYELSLAAPYEAICQGYSQNLKRSLKKAAQAGLQPTQVSSPDSVIRLFTQTKGRELPRLQPRHYAILQKLTKVAQKQEAGEVWEIRQAGELLTGAIILRDTRRITFLFGASSALGRKLGAMGFLLNYLIEQAAGQDMIFDFEGSEVPGVANFYAGFGAEPVSYLSLSFQRSNTSPSWTRTVFTSLAKRLP
- a CDS encoding ABC transporter ATP-binding protein, which encodes MKTYFRILNFARPFNQYVPWYALATLLATVFGIMNFSLLMPLLSVLFDQVTPAEAAQMTRKPEFSFTLGFIKQFFYYNFGSIIQEQGKLGALKFICLILIGSVFLANVFRYLGLRIEGVVRAKVIKRLRMAVYERLTQLQLGFFSNQRKGHVMSILTNDVQEVENSVVSTLNVLFREPFLLIGYFVVLFYLSPSMTFFSLLVLPISGGIIALISKKLRKQSSSGQDALGSILSIIDETLGGMRVIKGFNAQPYVIQKFEQSNNWYARVATAIFNRRGMASPVSEFLGVTVVAGILYYGGSLVLGGNSDLEASELIGYLIIFSQVLSPVKAMSNAFSNIQRGLVAGERVLELIDTEPLIRDKSDSKTLPAFTQSIEFKNVGFKYGAEPILQDINLTIEKGKTIALVGPSGGGKSTLADLLPRFYDPTEGTISIDGVDLRDCSLHSIREQMGIVTQESILFNDTIFNNIAFNKTDATEAEVIAAAKIANAHEFIMQSPDGYQTIIGDRGGKLSGGQRQRLSIARAILKNPPILIMDEATSALDTESEKLVQEALTNLMKNRTSLVIAHRLSTIQHADEIIVLQAGRIVERGNHATLVQQGGLYFKLTQMQHN
- the lpcA gene encoding D-sedoheptulose 7-phosphate isomerase encodes the protein MNTHASTIIAELQEAQQVLANFLAQPETITSIEAAAQVMAQSLKSGGKILSCGNGGSMCDAMHFAEELTGRYRENRPPMAAISISDPSHLSCVSNDYGYEHVFSRYVEALAQSNDVVLAISTSGNSGNALKAAQAAKQKGAKVVSLTGKDGGQLAAVSDVEIRVPHFGYADRIQEIHIKVIHILILLLEKEMA